The genomic window ttaattaattttatcaattttaataattttattaaatgtcataatttatttatactaccaataaaaaatttttataaaataatatatttgcatttttattttttactgtttttcacAATCTTCCGTTTCGGATCCGATGAACatcgatttaaaattgaacgaataagttcatttattttgatcGATATTTCGTTATCAGCAGGAAAGTTATTGCTAGTGTACAACTTTACACTAGCTTCAGAATGTTtccatctattataaaaaatcattatttaataatattcgtaatatgttttattatttaatcatgttatagttaaatatcaaCGATAAAATCctcaatcttattattttaattagaatttaataatttatttgtgttgaataataataggtaacggtcaaattaaaaaaataatctggtGATCAATAAATGATTGTATCGCTGTTGTTTAACTATAGTTCATCAtttaatcattgttttttttattatggtttttaccTTTCAAGTGACGGAATGTCCTTTATAACACTAGTTTTATAATGTTGAATGACGTAGTAGTCATCGCATTTTGGCGCTACTGGACACCGAATCGTATACGTGTAATTTCCTTCCGTCAATGTTATTGAGTTAGAAACGTTATCTTCAATATTTCCTTTCGAAATTACACTAGCTAAGGCATCCTTGTACGTCTCTATTGATTCTGTTCGCTGctatacattcatatatatttatattaaaaatgaaatgtgtggtgtgtgtgtaatatttaaaaaaataatacaatacaaattattacctttCCAGCCTTagacattttaacttttggttcagtatcatttttttctttttttattctgcaTTTTTACCGGTTTTAAAGAAGATGATAGTGTTGATAGCATACTACTttcattctattatttaataataatatattaatatcatacacacacatacataaacaaataggtataggtacttacatcaTCATTTGAAGAGCTTTCGCCTGCAGAAACATTAGTATAGTacgacatatttttttatatatattaaatataccttaaataaaaatgataatcagtataagtttaatttttaatataacagattgtttaaaaaacatttacctgATCAAATTGTGTTACTTGGTTTGTTATCGACTTGTAGCAAACGGATATATTACGGTATGAAACGacgaaacataaaatttatagacaatGTTGAGATTTAACACTAACTATAATCAATGTCTACTGATCACTTATATACAGATTTGTAAGGTTGTGGTATCATATGGTGTGATCATAGTTTTacctaatctataaaataactgtgGTAGCGTTGTAATATGTGCGTGATCATAGTTTTacctattctataaaaaaattactgtagtcaaagtttaatatagcgtgatcatatttttacctaatctataaaaaatatctgtgaTCAAAGTGAAATATGGCGTGATCACATATCACACCACTGGATCAGACTATAAATCTGGTTCATAATCATTCAATGTTTTTAGACTTATAGTCATTTACAAAGTGCTCTGAGTAGGTTATAGTCTATTATCCTCAGTCTTTCAGTACTTGTGTAAGTCGCTGACTTTATTACAACACTATCATCAAGCAAGGTTTTTGATAttagttaagttttattaataattaatctaaattaaatacaatattaatttgaagaaACAGTTTGAttcttaattcatttttaattgataaactaAAACCTACTTATTCAACGCAACAACATGGACCGAGGTATTCATCAAACTATGCAGCAAAACAATAAgtaagataaaatacaaatataattaattataaataaatatgttttaataatttacaaaatgtcagtgaaataaaaaatcagatgaataatgaaatatttaaaatataaattaatacgtacgtataatatgaaaatataaataaaatgaataa from Aphis gossypii isolate Hap1 chromosome 1, ASM2018417v2, whole genome shotgun sequence includes these protein-coding regions:
- the LOC126549452 gene encoding uncharacterized protein LOC126549452 encodes the protein MSKAGKQRTESIETYKDALASVISKGNIEDNVSNSITLTEGNYTYTIRCPVAPKCDDYYVIQHYKTSVIKDIPSLERWKHSEASVKLYTSNNFPADNEISIKINELIRSILNRCSSDPKRKIVKNSKK